One Methylobacterium sp. 77 DNA window includes the following coding sequences:
- a CDS encoding DUF3618 domain-containing protein — translation MSESLNDLEKDIEASRARLDQTIDRIQDRLSVTSIVDDMLGNVRRTPLSGAYDGALDAVRRNPVPVLLIAAGIGWLLHRTAKQNKTVPNGRLIDPNDALPVTQNAAAKIYDPDLPTRQPVKELAEETQI, via the coding sequence ATGAGTGAATCGTTGAACGACCTCGAGAAGGACATCGAGGCGAGCCGTGCCCGCCTCGACCAGACCATCGACCGGATCCAGGACAGACTTTCGGTGACCAGCATCGTCGACGACATGCTGGGTAACGTCCGTCGTACGCCGCTGAGCGGTGCCTATGACGGGGCCTTGGACGCCGTGCGCCGCAATCCCGTTCCCGTCCTCCTCATCGCGGCCGGCATCGGCTGGCTGCTTCATCGCACGGCCAAGCAGAACAAGACGGTTCCCAACGGTCGCCTGATCGATCCGAACGATGCCTTGCCGGTGACGCAGAACGCAGCGGCCAAAATCTACGATCCCGACCTGCCGACCCGCCAGCCCGTGAAGGAACTGGCCGAGGAAACCCAGATTTGA
- a CDS encoding YtxH domain-containing protein: MSHSSHPGEPKTSLPDDIAVAAGLPHGDDSRRSLHDVSERAGNEARAAADRLHDRAGDAVDEVQAKAEGYAERAKAAALDMRDTVKDKADSLRERASDSYDDARDWAADAHQSSRRRIGEFAERGSQRLDRGKTSVEHFVTENPLLVGVVGLAAGLLLGALLPRTRREDEAVGPWADEVKDQGLRYARDFADRGREFVESALDPDSLNAATQRAAEPFRKPDVPPVRTH, from the coding sequence ATGAGCCACAGCAGCCATCCGGGCGAGCCCAAGACCTCGCTTCCCGACGACATTGCGGTCGCGGCGGGCCTTCCGCACGGCGACGATTCACGGCGCTCGCTTCACGATGTTTCCGAGCGAGCCGGCAACGAGGCGAGAGCGGCCGCCGACAGGCTTCACGATCGGGCCGGCGATGCCGTCGACGAGGTTCAGGCGAAGGCCGAAGGCTATGCCGAGCGAGCCAAGGCCGCGGCGCTGGATATGCGCGACACGGTGAAGGATAAGGCCGATTCCCTTCGCGAGCGCGCCTCGGACAGCTACGACGACGCCCGCGACTGGGCGGCCGATGCCCATCAGTCGAGCCGACGCCGCATCGGCGAATTCGCCGAACGTGGAAGCCAACGTCTCGATCGCGGCAAAACCTCGGTCGAACATTTCGTCACCGAGAACCCGCTCCTCGTCGGCGTGGTCGGTTTGGCCGCCGGCCTGCTGCTCGGCGCCCTGCTCCCGAGAACGCGCCGTGAGGACGAGGCGGTGGGTCCCTGGGCCGACGAAGTGAAGGACCAGGGCCTGCGCTACGCCCGCGACTTCGCAGATCGTGGCCGTGAGTTCGTGGAGAGTGCGCTCGATCCCGACAGCCTCAACGCGGCGACGCAGCGGGCCGCCGAGCCGTTCCGCAAGCCTGACGTGCCACCCGTTCGGACGCATTGA
- a CDS encoding alpha/beta hydrolase codes for MKLADCDILILPGYAGSEDGHWQAGWAARMANARIVEQDDWHHPDATAWRARIVEAVEAATRPVMLIAHSLGVVASVQAAPTFPVGKVKGALLVAFPDVERTPNLPASVTAFAPVPRDPLTFPSLLVASRNDPYCAYDRAEDFAFSWGSALVDAGESGHINVASGHGPWPEGLMRLAGFLKGL; via the coding sequence ATGAAGCTCGCCGATTGCGATATCCTCATCCTTCCCGGCTATGCAGGCTCGGAAGACGGCCATTGGCAGGCCGGCTGGGCCGCCCGGATGGCCAATGCCCGCATCGTCGAGCAGGACGATTGGCATCATCCCGACGCGACCGCGTGGCGCGCACGCATCGTCGAGGCGGTGGAAGCGGCGACGCGGCCCGTCATGCTCATCGCCCACAGCCTCGGCGTCGTCGCCTCGGTTCAAGCGGCGCCGACTTTTCCCGTCGGCAAGGTCAAGGGCGCCCTCCTCGTGGCGTTCCCCGATGTCGAGCGCACACCGAACCTGCCTGCCAGCGTCACGGCCTTCGCGCCGGTTCCGCGCGATCCTTTGACCTTCCCCTCCTTGCTGGTGGCGAGCCGCAACGACCCCTATTGCGCCTATGACAGGGCCGAGGATTTCGCCTTCTCTTGGGGCTCGGCCCTGGTCGATGCCGGCGAATCCGGCCACATCAACGTGGCGAGCGGCCACGGCCCGTGGCCCGAAGGGCTGATGCGGCTGGCGGGTTTTCTCAAGGGGCTTTGA
- a CDS encoding phage holin family protein, which translates to MSNGPQSSIQSLIGDALRETSELARKEMALFRNEMTSNVRTLFIGLALMVGAGVFGVVALFVLVDALVKWLATVVHSEALSALIVGGVLLVVAIIFALIGRSTMSLSTLAPTRTTRQMRQDARALSERVSG; encoded by the coding sequence ATGTCGAACGGCCCTCAATCCAGCATCCAGAGCCTCATCGGCGATGCCTTGCGCGAGACGAGCGAACTCGCGCGCAAGGAGATGGCGCTCTTCCGCAACGAGATGACGAGCAACGTCCGCACGCTCTTCATCGGCCTCGCCCTCATGGTCGGCGCCGGCGTGTTCGGAGTCGTCGCCCTCTTCGTCCTCGTCGACGCCCTTGTGAAGTGGCTCGCGACGGTGGTGCATTCGGAAGCCCTGTCCGCGCTCATCGTCGGAGGCGTGCTTCTCGTCGTCGCCATCATTTTCGCCCTGATCGGGCGCAGCACCATGTCGCTCTCCACTCTGGCGCCGACACGGACCACGCGGCAGATGCGCCAGGATGCGCGCGCGCTGTCGGAAAGGGTTTCGGGATGA
- the pxpB gene encoding 5-oxoprolinase subunit PxpB — MTVPAPRLLWCGDTALCVEFGDRIDPAANAAILALDRHVRDAQIPGLVEAVPTYRSLTLHVDPCAVDPTSIETKLLALIDASSADAVPNRLWRIPVVYGGSFGIDLDDVAAHHGLSADEVMHRHAAPRYRVAMNGFLPGYAYLSGLDPSLALSRRESPRPVTPAGTISIGGVQALVASIAAPSGWHLLGRTPVRSFLPGRDPVFLFEPGDAIRFIPIEPDRWEALDKAAQAGERIAECETAR; from the coding sequence GTGACAGTCCCTGCGCCCCGCCTGCTCTGGTGCGGCGACACCGCCCTCTGCGTCGAGTTCGGCGATCGGATCGACCCTGCCGCCAACGCGGCAATCCTCGCCCTCGACCGTCACGTGCGGGACGCGCAGATTCCTGGGCTCGTCGAAGCCGTTCCCACCTACCGCTCGCTGACCCTTCACGTCGATCCTTGCGCGGTCGATCCCACCAGCATCGAAACCAAGCTTCTCGCCCTGATCGACGCATCCTCCGCCGACGCGGTCCCGAACCGGCTGTGGCGCATTCCCGTCGTCTATGGCGGCTCGTTCGGCATCGATCTCGACGATGTCGCCGCCCATCACGGGCTGAGCGCCGACGAGGTCATGCACCGGCATGCCGCGCCCCGGTATCGCGTCGCCATGAACGGCTTCCTGCCGGGCTATGCCTATTTGTCCGGCCTCGACCCGAGTCTGGCTCTCTCACGCCGTGAAAGCCCCAGGCCGGTGACGCCGGCCGGCACCATCTCGATCGGCGGCGTACAGGCACTGGTGGCGAGCATCGCCGCGCCGAGCGGGTGGCACCTGCTAGGGCGCACCCCCGTCCGCTCGTTCTTGCCCGGGCGCGATCCGGTCTTCCTGTTCGAGCCCGGCGACGCGATCCGCTTCATCCCCATCGAGCCCGACCGTTGGGAGGCCCTGGACAAGGCGGCGCAGGCCGGCGAACGCATCGCCGAATGCGAGACGGCACGTTGA
- the cydB gene encoding cytochrome d ubiquinol oxidase subunit II, translated as MFGFGMEYEGAAFWLPLVWAGLLALAVAMYVVIDGFDLGVGILFTAASKGNWRDRMMISVAPIWDGNETWLVLGGGGLFAVFSVAYAILLPALYLPLILMLLALIFRGVAFEFRFKAEKSQFLWDNAFHYGSLVATFAQGMVLGAFVQGFTIEGRGFTGGTMDWLTPFSVMTGIGLVCGYGLLGATWCVMKTSGELQIWARRKSIQFLIGTVVAMTIVSAWVPFLGTQIQWRWISWPNIAFVAPIPAVTAIVCWQIYSALRIGRDVSPFLLSIALFLLGFLGLAVSLFPYIVPPKMTIWEAANAVSALKFALVGYSVVMPLTLAYTAYAYWVFRGKVAEDISTGGYGH; from the coding sequence ATGTTCGGTTTCGGCATGGAATACGAGGGCGCCGCCTTTTGGCTGCCGCTGGTCTGGGCCGGCCTGCTGGCTCTGGCGGTCGCCATGTACGTCGTCATCGACGGGTTCGATCTCGGCGTCGGCATCCTCTTCACCGCCGCGAGCAAGGGCAACTGGCGCGACCGGATGATGATCTCCGTTGCGCCGATCTGGGACGGCAACGAGACCTGGCTCGTCCTCGGCGGCGGCGGCCTGTTCGCGGTGTTCAGCGTCGCTTACGCGATCCTGCTGCCGGCCCTCTACTTGCCGCTGATCCTGATGTTGCTCGCGCTGATCTTTCGCGGCGTGGCCTTCGAGTTCCGGTTCAAGGCGGAGAAGTCCCAGTTCCTGTGGGACAACGCTTTTCATTACGGCTCGCTGGTGGCGACCTTCGCCCAAGGCATGGTGCTCGGCGCCTTCGTCCAGGGTTTCACCATCGAGGGACGCGGCTTTACCGGCGGCACGATGGATTGGCTCACCCCCTTCAGTGTCATGACGGGCATCGGCCTCGTCTGCGGCTACGGTCTGCTCGGCGCCACCTGGTGCGTGATGAAGACCTCGGGCGAACTCCAGATCTGGGCGCGGCGCAAGAGCATCCAGTTTCTCATCGGCACCGTCGTCGCGATGACGATCGTCAGCGCCTGGGTGCCGTTCCTCGGCACGCAGATCCAGTGGCGCTGGATTTCCTGGCCGAACATCGCTTTCGTCGCGCCGATCCCCGCCGTGACCGCCATCGTCTGCTGGCAGATCTATTCGGCGCTCCGGATCGGCCGCGACGTGTCGCCGTTCCTTCTCAGCATCGCCCTGTTCCTGCTCGGTTTTCTCGGCCTCGCCGTCAGCCTCTTCCCCTATATCGTGCCGCCGAAGATGACGATCTGGGAAGCGGCCAACGCGGTCAGCGCCCTTAAATTCGCCCTCGTCGGCTATTCCGTGGTGATGCCGCTGACGCTCGCCTACACCGCCTACGCCTATTGGGTCTTCCGGGGGAAAGTCGCGGAGGACATCTCGACCGGCGGATACGGGCATTGA
- a CDS encoding biotin-dependent carboxyltransferase family protein yields MGRLTIERCSGVLGLQDGGRTGYQRYGLSGSGAMDRLAMATANALVGNRADAPALELGLGGGRFVMAAGRGWFAVAGAPCTIRIDGAPMAGHRTVMLEMGAELVIDPPREGSFVYLAVAGGFLADPVLGSVALHLRAGIGGTGGRAFQPGDNLRFTASDGPTQSDRTVDAVALDRDAAIRVMLGPQADHFTKAGIDTLLGSTFTVSHRADRMGYQLEGTAIGHGAGGYNIVSDATVAGSIQVPGNGLPIVLMADRQTTGGYPKIGTVISADLRRLAQRRPGERVRFAAVDLTHAREAAFGQAREFAGLAGRIRVLNGIDVARLYGANLAGQAVDALAVDAAAVDGLDVDALGSEVPRDSA; encoded by the coding sequence ATGGGCCGGCTCACGATCGAGCGATGCAGCGGCGTCCTCGGCCTCCAGGATGGCGGCAGGACGGGCTACCAGCGCTACGGCCTGTCCGGCTCCGGCGCCATGGACCGCCTCGCCATGGCGACCGCCAATGCCCTCGTCGGCAACCGGGCCGACGCGCCCGCTCTCGAACTCGGTCTCGGCGGCGGCCGCTTCGTAATGGCGGCCGGACGAGGATGGTTCGCCGTGGCCGGAGCGCCCTGCACCATCCGGATCGACGGCGCGCCGATGGCGGGCCATCGCACCGTGATGCTGGAAATGGGTGCGGAACTGGTCATCGATCCACCGCGGGAAGGCAGCTTCGTCTACCTCGCCGTGGCCGGCGGCTTCCTGGCGGATCCCGTGCTCGGCAGCGTTGCGCTGCACCTGCGCGCCGGGATCGGCGGAACCGGTGGCCGTGCGTTCCAGCCGGGAGACAATCTCCGTTTCACCGCGTCGGATGGCCCGACCCAGAGCGACAGAACCGTGGATGCCGTCGCGCTCGACCGCGATGCCGCCATCCGCGTCATGCTCGGGCCCCAGGCCGACCACTTCACCAAGGCCGGGATCGACACCCTCCTCGGCTCCACCTTTACGGTGTCGCATCGCGCCGACCGGATGGGTTACCAGCTCGAAGGCACCGCCATCGGCCATGGCGCGGGCGGCTACAACATCGTCTCGGACGCCACCGTGGCCGGTTCGATCCAGGTACCGGGCAACGGCCTCCCGATCGTCCTGATGGCCGACCGCCAGACAACCGGAGGCTATCCGAAGATCGGGACGGTGATCTCGGCGGACCTGCGCCGCCTCGCCCAGCGGCGGCCGGGGGAACGGGTCCGGTTCGCGGCCGTGGATCTGACACACGCGCGGGAGGCCGCGTTCGGGCAGGCTCGTGAGTTCGCCGGCTTGGCCGGCCGGATACGGGTCCTGAACGGCATCGACGTCGCGCGCCTGTACGGCGCCAACCTCGCCGGGCAGGCCGTGGACGCGTTGGCCGTCGATGCTGCGGCGGTGGATGGCTTGGACGTGGATGCCTTGGGGTCGGAAGTCCCGCGCGATTCCGCCTGA
- a CDS encoding TIGR01620 family protein, translating to MTSPNRPRAFRIPAAEPAESIEGLVPPPTAPNAVRIVEEPFEIVEAADGVAVPVAPKSRAPWLSLLMVALGGLVSLGIGLSLERLIADLFSAAPWLGGVAIALLVVAAIAFLALVMRELSGIWRERRIEKLRAKAVEALSTRDHTGAQAVVAELSTLYATRTGLAAGRQRLAALGDTILDVDDRIGLAEHELLEPLDRQARNAIASAAKQVSAVTALSPRAIVDVAFVVFAAVRLLRQIATIYGGRPGFLGFLRLARSAFAHLTVTGGMAVGESMIQQVLGLGIAARVSAKLGEGVLNGLMTARFGLAALAVCRPLPFVREEPPRLSDVAGELLKPMGGGEKE from the coding sequence ATGACCTCCCCGAACCGTCCCCGCGCCTTCCGCATACCCGCCGCCGAGCCGGCGGAGAGCATTGAAGGTCTCGTTCCGCCGCCGACGGCTCCGAACGCGGTCCGCATCGTCGAGGAGCCGTTCGAGATCGTCGAAGCGGCGGACGGCGTCGCCGTACCGGTGGCTCCGAAATCGCGGGCGCCGTGGCTGTCCCTGCTGATGGTGGCGTTGGGCGGCCTCGTGTCCCTCGGGATCGGGCTATCGCTGGAACGGTTGATCGCCGACCTGTTCTCGGCCGCACCGTGGCTGGGTGGCGTCGCCATCGCGCTGCTCGTCGTCGCGGCCATCGCCTTCCTCGCCCTCGTGATGCGCGAACTTTCCGGCATCTGGCGCGAGCGCCGGATCGAGAAGCTGCGGGCGAAGGCGGTCGAGGCCCTCTCGACGCGGGACCATACCGGCGCGCAGGCCGTCGTCGCCGAACTGAGCACGCTCTACGCGACCCGGACCGGGCTCGCCGCCGGGCGTCAGCGCCTGGCGGCCCTGGGCGATACGATTCTCGATGTGGATGACCGCATCGGTCTCGCCGAGCACGAACTCCTCGAACCGCTCGACCGGCAGGCGCGCAACGCCATCGCCTCGGCGGCCAAGCAGGTCTCGGCCGTGACAGCGCTGAGCCCGCGCGCCATCGTCGACGTGGCCTTCGTGGTCTTCGCCGCCGTGCGCCTGCTGCGCCAGATCGCGACGATCTATGGGGGGCGCCCCGGCTTTCTCGGCTTCCTGCGCCTCGCCCGCTCGGCCTTCGCGCATCTCACCGTCACGGGCGGAATGGCGGTGGGCGAGAGCATGATCCAGCAGGTGCTCGGCCTCGGCATCGCGGCGCGGGTTTCGGCCAAGCTCGGGGAGGGCGTGCTCAACGGCCTGATGACGGCGCGCTTCGGTCTCGCCGCTCTGGCGGTCTGCCGCCCGCTGCCCTTCGTGCGAGAGGAGCCGCCGCGCCTGTCGGATGTCGCCGGAGAGTTGCTGAAGCCGATGGGTGGTGGCGAGAAGGAGTGA
- a CDS encoding trehalose-6-phosphate synthase gives MARLVIVSNRVAVPEENGKSVAAGGLAVAVKEAFTSYEGLWFGWSGKVVEDPSDEPELIDRGRVQYAVVDLSPQDHREYYSGFANRALWPIMHYRLGLGAFSRSDYAGYQRVNRIFARALAKLIEPDDIIWVHDYHLLPLASELRGLGIANPIGYFHHIPWPAADVFNTLPASGDLLRGIADYDLIGLQTDPDVHNLSRNLIDVLRAIPLGGGSLMVDGRRTRIRSFPIGIDVAGFKEAAENAGANKTVRDTMAGLRTRKLLIGVDRLDYSKGVPERMEAVDRFFASNPDQRGNVVYLQITPKSRTEVPEYEELSREVNETVGEINGALGEPNWTPIQYVTKAYPRPVLAGLYRAARVGLVTPMRDGMNLVAKEYIVAQTADDPGVLVLSKFAGASRQLPEALLVNPYDRFEVAEAIRTALYMPRGERIERWKPMVERMTREDVDWWARNFLTDLENFRTVEREPPRAAAAAAE, from the coding sequence GTGGCACGCCTTGTCATCGTATCGAACCGAGTGGCCGTCCCCGAGGAGAACGGTAAATCCGTCGCCGCGGGAGGGCTGGCGGTGGCCGTCAAAGAGGCCTTCACGTCCTATGAGGGATTGTGGTTCGGCTGGAGCGGCAAGGTCGTCGAAGATCCGTCCGATGAGCCCGAACTCATCGACCGTGGACGCGTGCAATACGCCGTCGTCGATCTCTCGCCGCAGGACCACCGCGAATATTACAGCGGGTTCGCCAATCGCGCGCTCTGGCCGATCATGCATTACCGGCTCGGTCTCGGTGCCTTCTCGCGCTCCGACTATGCCGGCTACCAGCGCGTCAACCGCATCTTCGCGCGGGCGCTCGCCAAGCTGATCGAGCCCGACGACATCATCTGGGTACACGATTACCACCTGCTGCCCCTGGCCTCGGAACTGCGCGGCCTCGGCATCGCCAACCCGATCGGCTATTTCCACCACATCCCGTGGCCCGCGGCCGACGTGTTCAACACGCTCCCCGCCAGCGGCGACCTTTTGCGCGGAATCGCCGATTACGACCTGATCGGCCTGCAGACCGACCCGGATGTCCACAACCTTTCGCGTAACCTCATCGACGTCTTGCGGGCGATCCCGCTTGGCGGCGGGTCGCTGATGGTCGATGGGCGCCGCACCCGCATCCGCAGTTTCCCGATCGGCATCGACGTCGCCGGGTTCAAGGAAGCGGCGGAGAATGCCGGAGCGAACAAGACCGTTCGCGATACGATGGCCGGACTGCGCACGCGCAAGCTCCTCATCGGCGTCGATCGGCTCGACTATTCCAAGGGTGTGCCCGAGCGGATGGAGGCTGTGGACCGCTTTTTCGCCTCGAATCCCGACCAGCGCGGCAACGTCGTCTATCTTCAGATCACCCCTAAATCGCGTACCGAAGTCCCCGAATACGAGGAACTCAGCCGCGAGGTGAACGAGACCGTCGGCGAGATCAACGGCGCCCTCGGCGAACCGAACTGGACTCCGATCCAGTATGTGACGAAGGCGTATCCGCGCCCCGTTCTCGCCGGGCTCTACCGGGCCGCCCGCGTCGGATTGGTGACGCCCATGCGCGACGGCATGAACCTCGTCGCGAAGGAATACATCGTCGCTCAGACCGCGGACGATCCCGGCGTCCTCGTCCTGTCGAAATTCGCGGGCGCGTCGCGGCAGCTTCCCGAGGCGCTGCTGGTGAACCCCTACGACCGGTTCGAGGTGGCGGAAGCCATCCGTACCGCCCTCTACATGCCGCGAGGCGAGCGGATCGAGCGCTGGAAGCCGATGGTCGAGCGGATGACGCGGGAAGACGTCGATTGGTGGGCACGCAATTTCTTGACGGACCTCGAGAACTTCCGCACCGTCGAGCGTGAGCCGCCGCGCGCTGCGGCCGCCGCCGCCGAGTAG
- the glgX gene encoding glycogen debranching protein GlgX, with protein sequence MIGIDDGAPGPLGAHFDGRGVNFALFSQNATAVDLCLFEPGERHESRILPLPCRTDDVWHGYLRGVFPGQLYGYRVHGPWEPAQGHRFNPSKLLLDPYAREIQGRIRWHDSLYGHRRGLQREDQIDRRDSAAYMPRGVVTAPDLPDLAINPIRRPLGQTVIYEAHVKALTQLHPDIPEAERGTYAALAHPAIIEHLLKLGVTAIELLPIQSFADDRFLVEKGLVNFWGYSPLGYFAPEPRYLGLAGIGGLKAAIRELAAAEIEVILDVVYNHTCEADHTGPTLSFRGIDNASYYKLNPENRRQEIDCTGCGNTLDLDHPRVMQLVLDSLRHWVTAYGIAGFRFDLATSLGRTPHDFTAKAAFFQAIAQDPILSRAKMIAEPWDIGMGGYQLGAYPRGWAEWNDQFRDSVRAFWRGDHGVLPKLTQALSGSREIFSGSGRSPLASINYVASHDGYTLADVVAYEQKHNHANGEDNRDGHGHNLSRNYGVEGPTDDPAILALRARQKRNLLATTLLAQGVPMILAGDERSRSQGGNNNAYAQDNAINWVDWQTDPDPGLTTFVANLTRLRREQPALRRRTFLTGDVIGEGPLRDVHWLSPCGAEMDDDAWADGHRQAFGMQIGNDLPSADRLLILINAADEPTDFNLAPVIGGSWMIVFDTTRPTGTVQAGQALFPPGARLRLDPRSLYVLRARQAASYDI encoded by the coding sequence ATGATCGGCATCGACGACGGCGCACCGGGGCCTCTCGGGGCGCATTTCGACGGTCGCGGTGTCAATTTCGCGCTGTTCTCGCAGAACGCCACAGCGGTGGATCTGTGCCTGTTCGAGCCGGGCGAGCGCCACGAGAGCCGCATCCTCCCGCTGCCCTGCCGCACCGACGACGTCTGGCACGGTTACCTGCGCGGCGTGTTTCCCGGTCAGCTCTACGGGTACCGTGTCCATGGCCCCTGGGAGCCGGCCCAGGGCCACCGCTTTAATCCGTCGAAGCTTCTCCTCGACCCCTATGCGCGCGAAATCCAGGGCCGCATCCGCTGGCACGATTCGCTCTACGGTCATCGCCGTGGCCTCCAGCGCGAAGACCAGATCGACCGCCGCGACAGCGCGGCGTACATGCCGCGAGGGGTGGTGACGGCCCCCGATCTGCCCGATCTCGCGATCAACCCGATCCGTCGGCCTCTTGGTCAGACGGTGATCTACGAGGCGCATGTCAAGGCGCTGACGCAGCTTCATCCCGACATCCCGGAGGCGGAGCGCGGCACTTATGCCGCCCTCGCCCATCCCGCGATCATCGAACACCTGCTGAAGCTGGGCGTGACCGCGATCGAACTCCTGCCGATCCAGTCCTTCGCCGACGATCGCTTCCTGGTGGAGAAGGGCCTCGTCAATTTCTGGGGCTACTCGCCGCTCGGGTATTTCGCGCCGGAGCCGCGCTATCTCGGCCTCGCCGGGATCGGCGGCCTTAAGGCGGCGATCCGTGAACTCGCCGCGGCCGAGATCGAGGTGATCCTCGACGTGGTCTACAACCATACCTGCGAGGCCGATCATACCGGGCCGACCCTGTCGTTCCGGGGCATCGACAATGCCAGCTATTACAAGCTCAACCCGGAGAACCGCCGGCAGGAGATCGACTGCACCGGCTGCGGCAACACGCTGGACCTCGACCATCCCCGCGTGATGCAGCTCGTCCTCGACTCGCTGCGCCACTGGGTGACGGCATACGGGATCGCCGGGTTCCGCTTCGATCTCGCCACCAGCCTCGGTCGCACGCCGCACGATTTCACGGCCAAGGCAGCGTTCTTCCAGGCCATCGCCCAGGATCCGATCCTGTCCCGCGCCAAGATGATCGCCGAGCCCTGGGATATCGGCATGGGCGGCTACCAGCTCGGCGCGTATCCGCGCGGCTGGGCCGAGTGGAACGACCAGTTCCGCGACAGCGTCCGCGCCTTCTGGCGCGGCGATCACGGCGTCCTGCCGAAGCTCACGCAGGCCTTGTCCGGCTCGCGCGAGATCTTCTCGGGCTCCGGACGTTCGCCGCTGGCGAGCATCAACTACGTGGCGAGCCATGACGGCTACACCCTGGCCGATGTCGTCGCCTACGAGCAGAAGCACAACCACGCCAATGGCGAGGACAACCGCGACGGCCACGGTCACAACCTCTCCCGCAACTACGGTGTCGAGGGCCCCACCGACGATCCGGCGATCCTGGCCCTGCGGGCGCGGCAGAAGCGCAACCTCCTGGCAACGACCCTATTGGCGCAGGGCGTCCCGATGATCCTCGCCGGCGACGAGCGGTCACGCAGCCAGGGCGGCAACAACAACGCCTATGCGCAGGACAATGCGATCAATTGGGTCGACTGGCAGACGGATCCCGATCCCGGCCTGACGACCTTCGTCGCCAACCTCACCCGGCTGCGCCGGGAGCAGCCTGCCCTGCGCCGCCGGACGTTCCTCACCGGCGACGTCATCGGCGAGGGGCCGCTTCGCGACGTCCACTGGCTCTCGCCCTGCGGCGCCGAGATGGACGACGACGCCTGGGCGGACGGGCATCGGCAGGCCTTCGGCATGCAGATCGGCAACGACCTGCCGAGCGCGGATCGCCTCTTGATCCTGATCAATGCCGCCGATGAACCGACCGATTTCAACCTGGCACCGGTGATCGGCGGGTCGTGGATGATCGTCTTCGACACGACCCGGCCGACAGGCACGGTCCAGGCCGGGCAGGCACTGTTCCCGCCCGGCGCGCGGCTGCGGCTCGATCCGCGCTCGCTCTACGTGCTGCGGGCGCGGCAGGCCGCGTCGTATGACATCTGA